The genomic window AGCTGAGCCGCTATCAAGGTGCCCTATTGTTTACGCCCAACCTACCGGAGGCAGAGCAAGCCGTTGGTTATGCGATCGCGACTCCCCAAGATTTGAGTCGAGCGGGACGTGATCTTTTAGACTTAACTGAGGCCCACAATATTTTGATCACCCGTGGAGACGCAGGCATGACCCTGTTTGAGCAGACAGGTGAAGAATTCCATATCCCAGCGTTTAACCGTACTGACGTATTTGATGTGACTGGTGCGGGTGACACCGTTGTGGCCGCTTTCACTTTAGGGCTGAGTGTCGGCGCATCCGTGTGGGAAGCCGCTGTTTTGGGTAACTTAGCAGCAAGCATTGTAGTGCGGCAGTTTGGGACTGCTACAACTACTGCACCTGCGATTAAAGTAGCCCTGCAAAATTTACTGAACTAAGTAACTTGGAGACAACGAGCGACATGACAGAGACAGGCAAGGGCACAGAGGCAGATCAAAAATCTCAGTCCCGTCATCCCCGCCGCATTATCATCACGGGAGGAGCTGGATTTATTGGCTCCAATTTTGTTCATTACTGGTGCGATCGCTATCCAGAAGATCGCGTGATTGTGCTGGATGCTCTGACCTACGCTGGTAATCTGCGGAACCTAGAATCTCTAGAGGAGCGACCCAATTTTCGCTTTATTCAAGGAGACATCTGCGATCGCCTGCTGCTGGATGCCCTGTTGAAGCAAGAAAAAGTAGACACGATCGCTCACCTTGCCGCTGAATCCCACGTCGATCGTTCGATTCTATCGCCTGGGGCCTTTGTCCGTACCAACGTCGTCGGTACCTTCACGCTTTTAGAGGCGTTTCGCCAACATTGGGAAGCGCACAAGCAACCGGGTCACTATCGCTTCTTGCACGTCTCCACCGACGAAGTGTATGGCAGCTTAGGCTCCGACGATCCAGCCTTTAGCGAAACCACGCCCTACGCCCCAAACAGCCCTTATTCAGCCTCCAAAGCAGGGAGCGATCACTTCGCCCGGGCCTACTACCACACCTACAACCTGCCCACGCTGATTACCAACTGCTCCAACAATTATGGCCCTTACCACTTTCCAGAAAAGTTGATTCCTTTGATGTGTATCAATATTCTGCTGGGCAAGTCGCTACCCGTGTATGGGGATGGACAAAACGTCCGCGATTGGCTTTATGTAGAAGATCATTGCCGCGCCTTAGACACCGTAATCCACCAGGGTCAGGCTGGCGAAACTTACAACATCGGCGGCAACAATGAAGTCAAAAATATTGACCTGGTTCACATGCTATGTGACTTGATGGACGAACTGGCTCCCGATTTACCCGTGCGCCCTTGCCAAAAGCTGATTACGTATGTCAAAGACCGTCCAGGACACGATCGCCGTTACGCCATTAATGCCGACAAAATTAAGACGGAGCTAGGTTGGGCTCCGCAACAGACAGTCGCAGCAGGCTTACGCAAAACTGTGCAGTGGTATCTAGAACATCCCAGTTGGTGGAAACCCCTGCTTTCTGAGGAATATCAAGCGTACTATCGCAAAGTGTACGCCTAACTACTGGATGGTTGATTAGGCACCACAGTACCTAGTGCTGGCGTAAGGGCACCTCTTGTGGGTGCTCTCAATGCGGGTGATACGGATAGTGAGGTTAGGCACCTGCTCCTAGCGGCCAAGTGCTGACAAGGAAAACAATCACTGCTCCCAACGCCAGCAAGCCTTGAATTAAGTTCCCAACTAACGAACCTACGACAATACCAATGCCAGCTTTAACGGCGATCGCAAAATCTCGTCGATAAATCAATTCGCCCACGATCGCGCCGAGTAAGGGACCAATCAGAATTCCCAACAATGGCCCCCCAAAAGGCAGTGCAGGCAACAAGCCAAAGAAGCCGAGCAACAAACCTACCACGGCCCCAATTTGGCCCCACTTACTCGCTCCGAAACGTTTGGCTCCCCAGAAACTCGCTAAAAAATCCACGCCTATGCTCACGAGTAGCACCCCGACCGCTACCGCTAAAGGGACTGTCACCGTGCCAAACCCGTGGGCAACCCCCCAAATGACAATAGCAACCACAATCAAGCTGGTTCCTGGAATAGCTGGCACCACGGCACCAATCACCCCGATTACCATTACAGCCACAAGCAACCAATAGAGTACGGTCATAATTTAAACGTGAGGTTGAGAAACTTCTAAATAGTGATCGATAAATGGTGACTGAGGGTGTTGTCTAATTTGTCCGCGATCGCCTCCACCCAGTTTTCGTCCTGCTTAGTATAGCTGCGCGGAGCATTGGCTCCTAGAATGACAGCTCCTTGATTGCCAATCGGTTGGCAAATAATTCCCTGGGTGTTTTCGGGCAAATAGTCAAACTCGATGCGTCCAGGATAAGCTTTTACATCGACTAAATAAACAGGTTTTTGCTTCTCTAGCACCCGTTGCAAAATTGGCCCTGGTTTCACCTCTGCGTTGGTTGCCAAAATTCCCCGCCGCAGCAAGACGCGCCCCTGATACCACACCACCAGCGATCGCGTCACAGTATTAGTGAGCAAAATCTGGGAAGCCCAGGCTAGTTCTAGCCTCACAGCCTCTGGCAAATCTGGTGCTAGTTCTAGTCCTTCTTCACCCATTAAATTAACGGCATCGGGCGATCGCGGTTGAATCCGTTGCCACAGCAGCCCCGTTAGAATCAATAGGGCACTTAAAATCACGCCTAAGGCATCAGAACGGGCTTGGGCATCGGTTAAATTAGGCGTTAGCAAACGATTGATGAATAACAAAGTCCCTGCTAACGCACCCACAACAATAGGTAAACGACGTAAAACTTGATTTTGATCCGGTTTTGCCATGCCTGAGGGCCTGATTCTATCTATTCATCATCGTAATAGATAGAATGTTTCCGTCTTGGTTTTAGCTTCAGCCGTGTGGAGGCAAATCAGTAGTGCTGGAATTAGTCAGCTCTGGGTTGGTGTCGCTTTGGTTCAAAATGGCCCATGTACCCCAACCCATCAATCCCGACAGCTTGTTTGCGTCTTGGAATACGCCTGGTCTAGTTTTTTCTAGTCAGCCTGACCCAGGGGGCGAAGCCAAGGTCAACCAGTATTTGCAAGGTCTAAGCGCCACAGGACTCACTGAGACCAACCAAGGGGTTTGGGTACAAGCGGGCTACAATCTTTTGGCCAATCACCAGGGAACGCAACCTCTCCCTGCCGCTTCTTTGACCAAGGTCGCGACTTCTCTAGCAGCACTGGAGACTTGGGGGCCTGATCACCAATTTGACACCTTAATTGGAGCCACTGGACCGATTCAGAATGGGGTGTTACAGGGAGATTTGGTGATTCAGGGTAATAATGACCCCTTCTTTGTCTGGGAAGAAGCGATCGCCCTCGGCAATACCCTCAATCGCATGGGCATCCGCCAAGTCACAGGCAAGTTAGTGATTATGGGCAACTTCTCCATGAACTATGAGTCCGATCCACAAGTAGCAGGAGCCCTGCTGAAGCAAGGACTCAATGCCCAACTTTGGCCTGACGAAGCTAAGGCGCAGTACCTCAACTTGCCCAAGAATACTCCTCAGCCGCAAGTGGCGATCGCCGGGGATGTTCAGGTAGCCACTTTACCCATTCCCAAGCAGATTGCTTTGTTAAGGCACCAATCCCTGCCATTGGCGCAAATCCTCAAGCAGATGAACATCTACAGCAACAACGCGATGGCTGAGATGTTGGCCGATTCAGTGGGGGGAGCCTCTACAGTGGCCGCGCGAGCCGCTAGAGCTGCGGGAGTACCTCAGGCAGAAATTCAACTGATCAACGGCTCTGGTCTGGGTCCAGAAAATCAAATTTCTCCCCGTGCGGTCTGCGCCATGTTTATGGCGATTGAAACTTACTTGAAGCCTCAGCAAATGACGGTAGCTGACTTGTTTCCGGTATCGGGTCGTGACGGTGGCACCCTCGAAGATCGCAATATTCCCGTGGCTTCTGTGGTCAAAACTGGAACACTTTGGGATGTAAGTACTCTAGCGGGAGCCTTGCCAACACGCGATCGCGGCTTAATTTGGTTTGCCATTCTTAACCGAGGTGAAGATTTAGACGGGCTGCGGGATCGACAAGACCAACTGCTGCAAAACTTACTAGAGCAGTGGGGAGCCGATCAATCGGTGGCGACTGAGATTGATCCCAGCAGCTCCTCAAGCCCTAAGGCACCCCTCAACTTCTCGGCTCAAGCATCCGGTAGTGAAACCGCTCCTACTCAGTTCATGGGAGCTACAACCGCTTCTCCTAGCCAGCCAGCGCCAACAGCACCTGCCAGCCACCAAAAGTTTCAGCTAGGCGATGACAGGCGCAATCAAATTTTGTTTAAAATCCAGGTTTGAGGTTCTAGCTAAGGAATAATTTCCGTAACCACTCGTCCACCACTCACCACAATATTTTGGTCTTGCAAAGTTCCTGATGCTTTGGGACCCTTGAGGTTAAAGGGTGGATCTGCTTGAGTGTAAACTACGTTCCCAGTCGCTTCAACTTGCTGAGTGGGAATATACCAGGTGAGTTGGTCTGCTGCTAGCTGGGATTGATTGCGCTGGCCCTGACCTTGGACATTTCCCGTTAGGTAAAAAATTCTTGGTTCTAGCTCGCCCCGTCCTTGGTTGGCGCTTAGAGCGACTTGCTGTTCCCGGTGCAACACATCAACTCGCTGGTCAGAAACCACCGTTTGATCATTGAGGTTCCAAATTAGGGAATTGCTGGCAATTTCTAGCGGTGGCTCAGCGACAGACAATTTAGCGTTTTGTTTTAGCGTGGCGATTTTGGTTTTTAGCTGCACTTCGGCTTGG from Trichocoleus desertorum ATA4-8-CV12 includes these protein-coding regions:
- the rfbB gene encoding dTDP-glucose 4,6-dehydratase, which produces MTETGKGTEADQKSQSRHPRRIIITGGAGFIGSNFVHYWCDRYPEDRVIVLDALTYAGNLRNLESLEERPNFRFIQGDICDRLLLDALLKQEKVDTIAHLAAESHVDRSILSPGAFVRTNVVGTFTLLEAFRQHWEAHKQPGHYRFLHVSTDEVYGSLGSDDPAFSETTPYAPNSPYSASKAGSDHFARAYYHTYNLPTLITNCSNNYGPYHFPEKLIPLMCINILLGKSLPVYGDGQNVRDWLYVEDHCRALDTVIHQGQAGETYNIGGNNEVKNIDLVHMLCDLMDELAPDLPVRPCQKLITYVKDRPGHDRRYAINADKIKTELGWAPQQTVAAGLRKTVQWYLEHPSWWKPLLSEEYQAYYRKVYA
- a CDS encoding DUF456 family protein gives rise to the protein MTVLYWLLVAVMVIGVIGAVVPAIPGTSLIVVAIVIWGVAHGFGTVTVPLAVAVGVLLVSIGVDFLASFWGAKRFGASKWGQIGAVVGLLLGFFGLLPALPFGGPLLGILIGPLLGAIVGELIYRRDFAIAVKAGIGIVVGSLVGNLIQGLLALGAVIVFLVSTWPLGAGA
- a CDS encoding cofactor assembly of complex C subunit B, translating into MAKPDQNQVLRRLPIVVGALAGTLLFINRLLTPNLTDAQARSDALGVILSALLILTGLLWQRIQPRSPDAVNLMGEEGLELAPDLPEAVRLELAWASQILLTNTVTRSLVVWYQGRVLLRRGILATNAEVKPGPILQRVLEKQKPVYLVDVKAYPGRIEFDYLPENTQGIICQPIGNQGAVILGANAPRSYTKQDENWVEAIADKLDNTLSHHLSITI
- a CDS encoding D-alanyl-D-alanine carboxypeptidase, with translation MAHVPQPINPDSLFASWNTPGLVFSSQPDPGGEAKVNQYLQGLSATGLTETNQGVWVQAGYNLLANHQGTQPLPAASLTKVATSLAALETWGPDHQFDTLIGATGPIQNGVLQGDLVIQGNNDPFFVWEEAIALGNTLNRMGIRQVTGKLVIMGNFSMNYESDPQVAGALLKQGLNAQLWPDEAKAQYLNLPKNTPQPQVAIAGDVQVATLPIPKQIALLRHQSLPLAQILKQMNIYSNNAMAEMLADSVGGASTVAARAARAAGVPQAEIQLINGSGLGPENQISPRAVCAMFMAIETYLKPQQMTVADLFPVSGRDGGTLEDRNIPVASVVKTGTLWDVSTLAGALPTRDRGLIWFAILNRGEDLDGLRDRQDQLLQNLLEQWGADQSVATEIDPSSSSSPKAPLNFSAQASGSETAPTQFMGATTASPSQPAPTAPASHQKFQLGDDRRNQILFKIQV